One segment of Macaca fascicularis isolate 582-1 chromosome 2, T2T-MFA8v1.1 DNA contains the following:
- the GRM2 gene encoding metabotropic glutamate receptor 2 isoform X2, with translation MGSLLGLLALLLLWGAVAEGPAKKVLTLEGDLVLGGLFPVHQKGGPAEDCGPVNEHRGIQRLEAMLFALDRINRDPHLLPGVRLGAHILDSCSKDTHALEQALDFVRASLSRGADGSRHICPDGSYATHGDAPTAITGVIGGSYSDVSIQVANLLRLFQIPQISYASTSAKLSDKSRYDYFARTVPPDFFQAKAMAEILRFFNWTYVSTVASEGDYGETGIEAFELEARARNICVATSEKVGRAMNRAAFEGVVRALLQKPSARVAVLFTRSEDARELLAASQRLNASFTWVASDGWGALESVVAGSEGAAEGAITIELASYPISDFASYFQSLDPWNNSRNPWFREFWEQRFRCSFRQRDCAVHSLRAVPFEQESKIMFVVNAVYAMAHALHNMHRALCPNTTRLCDAMRPVNGRRLYKDFVLNVKFDAPFRPADTHNEVRFDRFGDGIGRYNIFTYLRAGSGRYRYQKVGYWAEGLTLDTSLIPWASPSAGPLPASRCSEPCLRNEVKSVQPGEVCCWLCIPCQPYEYRLDEFTCADCGLGYWPNASLTGCFELPQEYIRWGDAWAVGPVTIACLGALATLFVLGVFVRHNATPVVKASGRELCYILLGGVFLCYCMTFIFIAKPSTAVCTLRRLGLGTAFSVCYSALLTKTNRIARIFGGAREGAQRPRFISPASQVAICLALISGQLLIVIAWLVVEAPGTGKETAPERREVVTLRCNHRDASMLGSLAYNVLLIALCTLYAFKTRKCPENFNEAKFIGFTMYTTCIIWLAFLPIFYVTSSDYRVQTTTMCVSVSLSGSVVLGCLFAPKLHIILFQPQKNVVSHRAPTSRFGSAAARASSSVGQGSGSQFVPTVCNGREVVDSTTSSL, from the exons ATGGGATCACTGCTTGGGCTCCTGGCACTGCTGCTGCTGTGGGGTGCTGTGGCTGAGGGCCCAGCCAAGAAGGTGCTGACCCTGGAGGGAGACTTGGTGCTGGGTGGGCTGTTCCCAGTGCACCAGAAGGGCGGCCCAGCAGAGGACTGTGGTCCTGTCAATGAGCACCGTGGCATCCAGCGCCTGGAGGCCATGCTTTTTGCACTGGACCGCATCAACCGTGACCCACACCTGCTGCCTGGCGTGCGCCTGGGTGCGCACATCCTCGACAGCTGTTCCAAGGACACACATGCGCTGGAGCAGGCACTGGACTTTGTGCGTGCCTCACTCAGCCGtggtgctgatggctcacgccaCATCTGCCCTGACGGCTCTTACGCCACCCATGGTGATGCTCCCACTGCCATCACTGGTGTTATTGGCGGTTCCTACAGTGATGTCTCCATCCAG GTGGCCAACCTCTTGCGGCTATTTCAGATCCCGCAGATCAGCTATGCCTCCACCAGTGCCAAGCTGAGTGACAAGTCCCGCTATGACTACTTTGCCCGCACAGTGCCCCCTGACTTCTTCCAAGCCAAGGCCATGGCTGAGATTCTCCGCTTCTTCAACTGGACCTATGTGTCCACTGTGGCGTCTGAGGGCGACTATGGCGAGACAGGCATTGAGGCCTTTGAGCTAGAGGCTCGTGCCCGCAACATCTGTGTGGCCACCTCGGAGAAAGTGGGCCGTGCCATGAACCGTGCAGCCTTTGAGGGTGTGGTGCGAGCCCTGCTGCAGAAGCCCAGTGCCCGCGTGGCTGTCCTGTTCACCCGTTCTGAGGATGCCCGGGAGCTGCTTGCTGCCAGCCAGCGTCTTAATGCCAGCTTCACCTGGGTGGCCAGTGATGGCTGGGGGGCCCTGgagagtgtggtggcaggcagtGAGGGGGCTGCTGAGGGTGCCATCACCATCGAGCTGGCCTCCTACCCCATCAGTGACTTTGCCTCCTACTTCCAGAGCCTGGACCCTTGGAACAACAGCCGGAATCCCTGGTTCCGTGAATTCTGGGAGCAGAGGTTCCGCTGCAGCTTCCGGCAGCGAGACTGCGCAGTCCACTCTCTCCGGGCCGTGCCCTTTGAGCAGGAGTCTAAGATCATGTTTGTGGTCAATGCAGTGTATGCCATGGCCCACGCGCTCCACAACATGCACCGTGCCCTCTGCCCCAACACCACCCGGCTCTGTGACGCAATGCGGCCAGTCAACGGGCGCCGCCTCTACAAGGACTTTGTGCTCAACGTCAAGTTTGATG CCCCCTTTCGCCCAGCTGACACCCACAATGAGGTCCGCTTTGACCGCTTTGGTGATGGTATTGGCCGCTACAACATCTTCACCTATCTGCGTGCAGGCAGTGGGCGCTATCGCTACCAGAAGGTGGGCTACTGGGCAGAAGGCTTGACTCTGGACACCAGCCTCATCCCATGGGCCTCACCCTCAGCCGGCCCCCTGCCTGCCTCTCGCTGCAGTGAGCCCTGCCTCCGAAATGAGGTGAAGAGTGTGCAGCCGGGCGAGGTCTGCTGCTGGCTCTGCATCCCGTGCCAGCCCTATGAGTACCGATTGGACGAATTCACCTGTGCCGACTGTGGCCTGGGCTACTGGCCCAATGCCAGCCTGACTGGCTGCTTTGAACTTCCCCAGGAGTACATCCGCTGGGGCGATGCCTGGGCCGTGGGACCTGTCACCATCGCCTGCCTGGGTGCTCTGGCCACCCTCTTTGTGCTGGGTGTCTTTGTGCGGCACAATGCCACACCAGTGGTCAAGGCCTCGGGTCGGGAGCTCTGCTACATCCTGCTGGGTGGTGTCTTCCTCTGCTACTGCATGACCTTCATCTTCATTGCCAAGCCATCCACGGCAGTGTGTACCTTACGGCGTCTTGGTTTGGGCACTGCCTTCTCTGTCTGCTACTCAGCCCTGCTCACCAAGACCAACCGCATTGCACGCATCTTCGGTGGGGCCCGGGAGGGTGCCCAGCGGCCACGCTTCATCAGTCCTGCCTCACAGGTGGCCATCTGCCTGGCGCTTATCTCGGGCCAGCTGCTCATTGTGATCGCCTGGCTGGTGGTGGAGGCACCGGGCACAGGCAAGGAGACGGCCCCCGAACGGCGGGAGGTGGTGACACTGCGTTGCAACCACCGCGATGCAAGTATGTTGGGCTCGCTGGCCTACAACGTGCTCCTCATCGCACTCTGCACGCTTTATGCCTTCAAGACTCGCAAGTGCCCTGAAAACTTCAATGAGGCCAAGTTCATTGGCTTCACCATGTACACCACCTGCATCATCTGGCTGGCATTCCTGCCCATCTTCTACGTCACCTCCAGTGACTACCGG GTACAGACCACCACCATGTGCGTGTCAGTCAGCCTCAGCGGCTCCGTGGTGCTTGGCTGCCTCTTTGCGCCCAAGCTGCACATCATCCTCTTCCAGCCGCAGAAGAACGTGGTTAGCCACCGGGCGCCCACCAGCCGCTTTGGCAGTGCTGCTGCCAGGGCCAGCTCCAGCGTTGGCCAAG GGTCTGGCTCCCAGTTTGTCCCCACCGTTTGCAATGGCCGTGAGGTGGTAGACTCGACAACATCATCACTTTGA
- the GRM2 gene encoding metabotropic glutamate receptor 2 isoform X1: MTPSCPLFLSTQERGLWGGRVRRGNCSQAPLFLVCFSVFLYLCRSWVPSHLSSCLSFPGPCFLLSLPSLLLISSPGDPGLLDPSIPFGAMGSLLGLLALLLLWGAVAEGPAKKVLTLEGDLVLGGLFPVHQKGGPAEDCGPVNEHRGIQRLEAMLFALDRINRDPHLLPGVRLGAHILDSCSKDTHALEQALDFVRASLSRGADGSRHICPDGSYATHGDAPTAITGVIGGSYSDVSIQVANLLRLFQIPQISYASTSAKLSDKSRYDYFARTVPPDFFQAKAMAEILRFFNWTYVSTVASEGDYGETGIEAFELEARARNICVATSEKVGRAMNRAAFEGVVRALLQKPSARVAVLFTRSEDARELLAASQRLNASFTWVASDGWGALESVVAGSEGAAEGAITIELASYPISDFASYFQSLDPWNNSRNPWFREFWEQRFRCSFRQRDCAVHSLRAVPFEQESKIMFVVNAVYAMAHALHNMHRALCPNTTRLCDAMRPVNGRRLYKDFVLNVKFDAPFRPADTHNEVRFDRFGDGIGRYNIFTYLRAGSGRYRYQKVGYWAEGLTLDTSLIPWASPSAGPLPASRCSEPCLRNEVKSVQPGEVCCWLCIPCQPYEYRLDEFTCADCGLGYWPNASLTGCFELPQEYIRWGDAWAVGPVTIACLGALATLFVLGVFVRHNATPVVKASGRELCYILLGGVFLCYCMTFIFIAKPSTAVCTLRRLGLGTAFSVCYSALLTKTNRIARIFGGAREGAQRPRFISPASQVAICLALISGQLLIVIAWLVVEAPGTGKETAPERREVVTLRCNHRDASMLGSLAYNVLLIALCTLYAFKTRKCPENFNEAKFIGFTMYTTCIIWLAFLPIFYVTSSDYRVQTTTMCVSVSLSGSVVLGCLFAPKLHIILFQPQKNVVSHRAPTSRFGSAAARASSSVGQGSGSQFVPTVCNGREVVDSTTSSL; this comes from the exons ATGACACCATCCTGTCCCTTGTTCTTGAGTACCCAGGAAAGGGGCTTGTGGGGAGGCAGAGTCAGAAGGGGCAACTGCTCTCAGGCTCCACTTTTCCTGgtctgtttttctgtctttctgtatctCTGCAGGAGCTGGGTCCCTTCGCATCTCTCTTCTTGTCTGTCCTTTCCTGGTCcctgtttcctcctctctttgCCTTCGCTGCTTCTAATCTCATCCCCTGGAGACCCAGGTCTGCTGGACCCATCCATCCCCTTTGGGGCCATGGGATCACTGCTTGGGCTCCTGGCACTGCTGCTGCTGTGGGGTGCTGTGGCTGAGGGCCCAGCCAAGAAGGTGCTGACCCTGGAGGGAGACTTGGTGCTGGGTGGGCTGTTCCCAGTGCACCAGAAGGGCGGCCCAGCAGAGGACTGTGGTCCTGTCAATGAGCACCGTGGCATCCAGCGCCTGGAGGCCATGCTTTTTGCACTGGACCGCATCAACCGTGACCCACACCTGCTGCCTGGCGTGCGCCTGGGTGCGCACATCCTCGACAGCTGTTCCAAGGACACACATGCGCTGGAGCAGGCACTGGACTTTGTGCGTGCCTCACTCAGCCGtggtgctgatggctcacgccaCATCTGCCCTGACGGCTCTTACGCCACCCATGGTGATGCTCCCACTGCCATCACTGGTGTTATTGGCGGTTCCTACAGTGATGTCTCCATCCAG GTGGCCAACCTCTTGCGGCTATTTCAGATCCCGCAGATCAGCTATGCCTCCACCAGTGCCAAGCTGAGTGACAAGTCCCGCTATGACTACTTTGCCCGCACAGTGCCCCCTGACTTCTTCCAAGCCAAGGCCATGGCTGAGATTCTCCGCTTCTTCAACTGGACCTATGTGTCCACTGTGGCGTCTGAGGGCGACTATGGCGAGACAGGCATTGAGGCCTTTGAGCTAGAGGCTCGTGCCCGCAACATCTGTGTGGCCACCTCGGAGAAAGTGGGCCGTGCCATGAACCGTGCAGCCTTTGAGGGTGTGGTGCGAGCCCTGCTGCAGAAGCCCAGTGCCCGCGTGGCTGTCCTGTTCACCCGTTCTGAGGATGCCCGGGAGCTGCTTGCTGCCAGCCAGCGTCTTAATGCCAGCTTCACCTGGGTGGCCAGTGATGGCTGGGGGGCCCTGgagagtgtggtggcaggcagtGAGGGGGCTGCTGAGGGTGCCATCACCATCGAGCTGGCCTCCTACCCCATCAGTGACTTTGCCTCCTACTTCCAGAGCCTGGACCCTTGGAACAACAGCCGGAATCCCTGGTTCCGTGAATTCTGGGAGCAGAGGTTCCGCTGCAGCTTCCGGCAGCGAGACTGCGCAGTCCACTCTCTCCGGGCCGTGCCCTTTGAGCAGGAGTCTAAGATCATGTTTGTGGTCAATGCAGTGTATGCCATGGCCCACGCGCTCCACAACATGCACCGTGCCCTCTGCCCCAACACCACCCGGCTCTGTGACGCAATGCGGCCAGTCAACGGGCGCCGCCTCTACAAGGACTTTGTGCTCAACGTCAAGTTTGATG CCCCCTTTCGCCCAGCTGACACCCACAATGAGGTCCGCTTTGACCGCTTTGGTGATGGTATTGGCCGCTACAACATCTTCACCTATCTGCGTGCAGGCAGTGGGCGCTATCGCTACCAGAAGGTGGGCTACTGGGCAGAAGGCTTGACTCTGGACACCAGCCTCATCCCATGGGCCTCACCCTCAGCCGGCCCCCTGCCTGCCTCTCGCTGCAGTGAGCCCTGCCTCCGAAATGAGGTGAAGAGTGTGCAGCCGGGCGAGGTCTGCTGCTGGCTCTGCATCCCGTGCCAGCCCTATGAGTACCGATTGGACGAATTCACCTGTGCCGACTGTGGCCTGGGCTACTGGCCCAATGCCAGCCTGACTGGCTGCTTTGAACTTCCCCAGGAGTACATCCGCTGGGGCGATGCCTGGGCCGTGGGACCTGTCACCATCGCCTGCCTGGGTGCTCTGGCCACCCTCTTTGTGCTGGGTGTCTTTGTGCGGCACAATGCCACACCAGTGGTCAAGGCCTCGGGTCGGGAGCTCTGCTACATCCTGCTGGGTGGTGTCTTCCTCTGCTACTGCATGACCTTCATCTTCATTGCCAAGCCATCCACGGCAGTGTGTACCTTACGGCGTCTTGGTTTGGGCACTGCCTTCTCTGTCTGCTACTCAGCCCTGCTCACCAAGACCAACCGCATTGCACGCATCTTCGGTGGGGCCCGGGAGGGTGCCCAGCGGCCACGCTTCATCAGTCCTGCCTCACAGGTGGCCATCTGCCTGGCGCTTATCTCGGGCCAGCTGCTCATTGTGATCGCCTGGCTGGTGGTGGAGGCACCGGGCACAGGCAAGGAGACGGCCCCCGAACGGCGGGAGGTGGTGACACTGCGTTGCAACCACCGCGATGCAAGTATGTTGGGCTCGCTGGCCTACAACGTGCTCCTCATCGCACTCTGCACGCTTTATGCCTTCAAGACTCGCAAGTGCCCTGAAAACTTCAATGAGGCCAAGTTCATTGGCTTCACCATGTACACCACCTGCATCATCTGGCTGGCATTCCTGCCCATCTTCTACGTCACCTCCAGTGACTACCGG GTACAGACCACCACCATGTGCGTGTCAGTCAGCCTCAGCGGCTCCGTGGTGCTTGGCTGCCTCTTTGCGCCCAAGCTGCACATCATCCTCTTCCAGCCGCAGAAGAACGTGGTTAGCCACCGGGCGCCCACCAGCCGCTTTGGCAGTGCTGCTGCCAGGGCCAGCTCCAGCGTTGGCCAAG GGTCTGGCTCCCAGTTTGTCCCCACCGTTTGCAATGGCCGTGAGGTGGTAGACTCGACAACATCATCACTTTGA
- the GRM2 gene encoding metabotropic glutamate receptor 2 isoform X3: MAEILRFFNWTYVSTVASEGDYGETGIEAFELEARARNICVATSEKVGRAMNRAAFEGVVRALLQKPSARVAVLFTRSEDARELLAASQRLNASFTWVASDGWGALESVVAGSEGAAEGAITIELASYPISDFASYFQSLDPWNNSRNPWFREFWEQRFRCSFRQRDCAVHSLRAVPFEQESKIMFVVNAVYAMAHALHNMHRALCPNTTRLCDAMRPVNGRRLYKDFVLNVKFDAPFRPADTHNEVRFDRFGDGIGRYNIFTYLRAGSGRYRYQKVGYWAEGLTLDTSLIPWASPSAGPLPASRCSEPCLRNEVKSVQPGEVCCWLCIPCQPYEYRLDEFTCADCGLGYWPNASLTGCFELPQEYIRWGDAWAVGPVTIACLGALATLFVLGVFVRHNATPVVKASGRELCYILLGGVFLCYCMTFIFIAKPSTAVCTLRRLGLGTAFSVCYSALLTKTNRIARIFGGAREGAQRPRFISPASQVAICLALISGQLLIVIAWLVVEAPGTGKETAPERREVVTLRCNHRDASMLGSLAYNVLLIALCTLYAFKTRKCPENFNEAKFIGFTMYTTCIIWLAFLPIFYVTSSDYRVQTTTMCVSVSLSGSVVLGCLFAPKLHIILFQPQKNVVSHRAPTSRFGSAAARASSSVGQGSGSQFVPTVCNGREVVDSTTSSL; encoded by the exons ATGGCTGAGATTCTCCGCTTCTTCAACTGGACCTATGTGTCCACTGTGGCGTCTGAGGGCGACTATGGCGAGACAGGCATTGAGGCCTTTGAGCTAGAGGCTCGTGCCCGCAACATCTGTGTGGCCACCTCGGAGAAAGTGGGCCGTGCCATGAACCGTGCAGCCTTTGAGGGTGTGGTGCGAGCCCTGCTGCAGAAGCCCAGTGCCCGCGTGGCTGTCCTGTTCACCCGTTCTGAGGATGCCCGGGAGCTGCTTGCTGCCAGCCAGCGTCTTAATGCCAGCTTCACCTGGGTGGCCAGTGATGGCTGGGGGGCCCTGgagagtgtggtggcaggcagtGAGGGGGCTGCTGAGGGTGCCATCACCATCGAGCTGGCCTCCTACCCCATCAGTGACTTTGCCTCCTACTTCCAGAGCCTGGACCCTTGGAACAACAGCCGGAATCCCTGGTTCCGTGAATTCTGGGAGCAGAGGTTCCGCTGCAGCTTCCGGCAGCGAGACTGCGCAGTCCACTCTCTCCGGGCCGTGCCCTTTGAGCAGGAGTCTAAGATCATGTTTGTGGTCAATGCAGTGTATGCCATGGCCCACGCGCTCCACAACATGCACCGTGCCCTCTGCCCCAACACCACCCGGCTCTGTGACGCAATGCGGCCAGTCAACGGGCGCCGCCTCTACAAGGACTTTGTGCTCAACGTCAAGTTTGATG CCCCCTTTCGCCCAGCTGACACCCACAATGAGGTCCGCTTTGACCGCTTTGGTGATGGTATTGGCCGCTACAACATCTTCACCTATCTGCGTGCAGGCAGTGGGCGCTATCGCTACCAGAAGGTGGGCTACTGGGCAGAAGGCTTGACTCTGGACACCAGCCTCATCCCATGGGCCTCACCCTCAGCCGGCCCCCTGCCTGCCTCTCGCTGCAGTGAGCCCTGCCTCCGAAATGAGGTGAAGAGTGTGCAGCCGGGCGAGGTCTGCTGCTGGCTCTGCATCCCGTGCCAGCCCTATGAGTACCGATTGGACGAATTCACCTGTGCCGACTGTGGCCTGGGCTACTGGCCCAATGCCAGCCTGACTGGCTGCTTTGAACTTCCCCAGGAGTACATCCGCTGGGGCGATGCCTGGGCCGTGGGACCTGTCACCATCGCCTGCCTGGGTGCTCTGGCCACCCTCTTTGTGCTGGGTGTCTTTGTGCGGCACAATGCCACACCAGTGGTCAAGGCCTCGGGTCGGGAGCTCTGCTACATCCTGCTGGGTGGTGTCTTCCTCTGCTACTGCATGACCTTCATCTTCATTGCCAAGCCATCCACGGCAGTGTGTACCTTACGGCGTCTTGGTTTGGGCACTGCCTTCTCTGTCTGCTACTCAGCCCTGCTCACCAAGACCAACCGCATTGCACGCATCTTCGGTGGGGCCCGGGAGGGTGCCCAGCGGCCACGCTTCATCAGTCCTGCCTCACAGGTGGCCATCTGCCTGGCGCTTATCTCGGGCCAGCTGCTCATTGTGATCGCCTGGCTGGTGGTGGAGGCACCGGGCACAGGCAAGGAGACGGCCCCCGAACGGCGGGAGGTGGTGACACTGCGTTGCAACCACCGCGATGCAAGTATGTTGGGCTCGCTGGCCTACAACGTGCTCCTCATCGCACTCTGCACGCTTTATGCCTTCAAGACTCGCAAGTGCCCTGAAAACTTCAATGAGGCCAAGTTCATTGGCTTCACCATGTACACCACCTGCATCATCTGGCTGGCATTCCTGCCCATCTTCTACGTCACCTCCAGTGACTACCGG GTACAGACCACCACCATGTGCGTGTCAGTCAGCCTCAGCGGCTCCGTGGTGCTTGGCTGCCTCTTTGCGCCCAAGCTGCACATCATCCTCTTCCAGCCGCAGAAGAACGTGGTTAGCCACCGGGCGCCCACCAGCCGCTTTGGCAGTGCTGCTGCCAGGGCCAGCTCCAGCGTTGGCCAAG GGTCTGGCTCCCAGTTTGTCCCCACCGTTTGCAATGGCCGTGAGGTGGTAGACTCGACAACATCATCACTTTGA